Within the Fusarium keratoplasticum isolate Fu6.1 chromosome 1, whole genome shotgun sequence genome, the region GGAGAGCAGGTTGCTGGCATCGTTGGAGCGCCCAACCTATCCATCGATGCAAAGGCACCTCTACAAAACGAGAACATCGATCCTACAGGACAAGGTTGCATATTCTTTGCTGTCAAGGGACATGGTGCCTTCGTTCGCCCTCTATCAACAAATTCGCCCCGAAGACTTGCTTCCCACGCCGCAGACCAAGATGTCCGCTTCGTCACATGCGCCAACATCGTCGACTCCGCCCTCGACGGCGTCCACGAGGTTGTTGCAGCTCGCCTCAATGCCCCATTCCCAGGCTGCGATCTCGTGCCCTGGGTCCTCCGCTGGGCAGTACTCGCAATGGGCCTGGGCAACACAACAGTCTGGGTATACAAGCGCCGAGACCGCTACGCTAAAGCATGGGATCACGCAGGAGCTATGCTACTATTCGAGGAGGCCGGTGGAAAGATCACCGATGTCCATGGAAAGAAGATTGATTTGACGGCTGGGAGAAAGATGAGCGCGAATTTCGGGTTCGTCGCGGCGCCGACCGACCTTCATGGGCGAGTTCTGGAGGTTGTGCATGAGGTGCTAAGGGAGCAAGGGAAGGAGGACTTTTTGAAGTAAATTCTCAGGGCGTATGCTATAGAGGTTACGGATCGAAAAAGAGACTGGATACGACATGGTCACAAAACGGGAGAAGAATAAGAGAACTGTCTTAACCCTCCCCAACAAGTCCAAAGAGATCATCATCTGCGGCGCATGCTACTCAATAATGGTCAACGTCTGGGGCGGATCAAATTGGTTCATCCCCAagtcgtcgagcttcttcaagtcGGACAAGAGGGCTTGCGGCTTCAACGTTGGCCATCCACGTTTCAACAAGAGCATAAACGCCTTTAACGAGTGTACCCTCAGAGGAATTTGGAAGGCTCTGGGGGGTCTTGCTGCCTTGTTTGCCAGCGTTGAGCACCGCCCCAGGAGCAAGCCCAACGGATATCCCAAGCGATACTGGGGATGGCAGAATGCCCAGATCTGCGAAGAATGCTACGTGACCTTTGCAAAGGACACACCTCCCGAGAATAGATAGACCATCCGCAGAGTACAAAGCAACAAGGGGATCTGCGACCTCTACTCTTCCCGGATGCGCAACCTATACAGCGACGCGTGTCAGTCGGGCGACCTCCAAAGCTTCCTCAACCACGCAGCACAGCGCAAGCAAATCTTTATACAAATGACTCAAACGTTAGAAATGCTCAAATCAGCATACAACCTAGAAAACATAAGGCAGAAACAGATGCTCATGCAGAAAGAACGGATGATGTACCAAGACCACTCAAACAGAATGGCCATGCTGAACAAATCGCACACCGACGTCCTGATTGCCAACATGACAAAGTTCAGAGGAGACGTCCAAGGCTGCAACGGGTACGTGGTGGGAAATTCTCAGATGGGATGGCACAGAAACGAGACGTCGTTGCAGGGCGTTCTTAATCTTCAAGCGGCGGGCCGACTGAGGGAGCAGGCCCTGGCTCCGGGGCTAACTCCGGGTTTGAGTTCTACATCTCAAATGTTGCAGTTTGACCCAAGGACGCAGATTTGgcaggctgaggctgagaggaTTGAAGGGCTATGGATACAAGTTGAGTGACGAGGacggtgttggtgttgaggctgTTGTACATCATCTTGCCCACACACATCCCCCCCAATTGGTGTTTTTATTAGCTCTTTGCTATTTACCTGCATGTACCTATTTGGTGATTTCTTTTCATATGAACAGTTTTTGTGACAATCAATCGTTTGTTTGCATTGTGTGGGCAGCAGTGACAAGTAGTGCCCGCCAACGCTCGCATCCACCAAACATCGTCAAACAGTTTTTCTCTCTGCGTTTATTTCCCagactcttcctcttcctcattcCATTTTCCATCTCCTACAAAAGCGTACCTTTTTCCCTCTCGACATACGCTACACTCACCGGTACCATGGCGGTACATCGGACTACACTTATATTAGATCAGCTCCCTCCGGAGATCTACCCAGAGATCGGGTCCAACCTGACCGGCAAGGAACTGGATGGAGTAACGCGAGCATCCAAGCGCCTCCGGGCCTTATTTCTTCCATCTTTGTTCCATACCATCAGATTCGACCACCTCCAGCCAGGCGTCCGAGACAGTCTGCGTCGCTTCATCAATGGGAGGACACCAGAAGAGATGACCGAAATCTGGACCGCAGTCCGGTAAGCACCAttccctctcttcccccCAAGAAAAAGGGGCTCCCGTTAATCTGTTCGGACAGCTGCGCATCCTTCCTGTTCCCTTTCCCAGACTCCATCGATGACTTTGACTTGGAGGAGATGCTACCTGCATCCCAAGATGCCCTACGCCTTCAAGTGCTACAAGCCGTCCGACTCCTTTCCCAGGTCCGGCGTCTGTCCATCGACTTGGAACGTTTCGGCGATGGACATATAGATACATTCCGAGCCGCACTGCCCAGCGCTCCGAGATGGGAGCACCTGAAGAGATTGAGACTCGCTGGGCTGGGCGAAAACCGACGTTTCGCCGCTGCCCTCATCCACAACTGTTCGCCCGACAAGCTCATGGCTATTGACCTGAGCGGAACTCACTCGTTTCTTTTGTCGGTGGATGCCCAGAGACACTGCAAGAGACTCGAACGCCTACGACTCGAACACCCCTTTCCCCCTTTCAACGCGGACAGTTTCCCGGCGATGCAGCATGTGTACGGCATGTGGGAGAGCTTCCCGCATGTCAAGTGGCTGTCTATCGTCGAGAAAAACCACGGCCGAGAAGGCAACGTGGACACTTTCGTAAGTACACAGCACCACAAGAAGTCAAAGACTG harbors:
- a CDS encoding F-box domain-containing protein produces the protein MAVHRTTLILDQLPPEIYPEIGSNLTGKELDGVTRASKRLRALFLPSLFHTIRFDHLQPGVRDSLRRFINGRTPEEMTEIWTAVRCASFLFPFPDSIDDFDLEEMLPASQDALRLQVLQAVRLLSQVRRLSIDLERFGDGHIDTFRAALPSAPRWEHLKRLRLAGLGENRRFAAALIHNCSPDKLMAIDLSGTHSFLLSVDAQRHCKRLERLRLEHPFPPFNADSFPAMQHVYGMWESFPHVKWLSIVEKNHGREGNVDTFDQCFQQMTGALQQMPNLLRFAFTLDIDRFQPDEIRDRLGLDENDNEALTDSQMLEWYTGQIQRIADAAPQLQEVCLFGNFGNSMGIDIAGVYRGTKVEDGKSMRVLLDAVQPGVECLTFPWGLDDDEHS